In Mycolicibacterium phocaicum, one DNA window encodes the following:
- a CDS encoding NCS2 family permease, with protein MTALDRFFEISARGSTVAAELRGGAVTFIAMAYIIVLNPIILSSTADIAGHKLPFGQVSAVTSLAAGAMTILFGVVARLPFAFAAGLGINSFLASSVVGVLTWPEAMGLVVIEGLIIVAMAVTGLRRMIFDAVPMPLKLAITAGIGLFIMFIGLVNAGFVASTGHPSPPLGLGAGGTGSVRAIPTLVFVFTLLTSGVLVARKVRGGILIGLISGTALAAIIEAIWHLGSATEKPGGWSLSVPTLSGSPFAVPNLSLIGHVDFGSFGRIGAIAALMLVFTLLFTNFFDAMGTMTGLSRQAGLSDEHGNFPRLQSALVIEGTGAVVGGAVSASSNTVFVESGTGIGEGARTGLASLVTGGLFLAAMFLTPLTEIVPTEVAAAALVIVGTLMVSVLREIDFSDFSVALPVVLTVAVMPLSYSIANGIGVGFIAWAVLRAASGRIKEISPLLWVVAAGFLLFFARGWIDSMIGVVR; from the coding sequence GTGACTGCCCTGGACCGGTTCTTCGAGATCTCCGCACGCGGCTCGACCGTCGCCGCTGAACTGCGCGGCGGCGCGGTGACCTTCATCGCGATGGCGTACATCATCGTGCTGAACCCCATCATCCTGTCGAGCACGGCAGACATCGCCGGGCACAAGCTCCCTTTCGGTCAGGTCTCCGCGGTGACATCGCTGGCGGCCGGCGCCATGACGATCCTGTTCGGTGTCGTCGCCCGTCTCCCCTTCGCGTTCGCGGCCGGGCTCGGCATCAACTCGTTCCTCGCCAGCTCCGTGGTGGGCGTCCTGACCTGGCCCGAAGCCATGGGCCTGGTGGTCATCGAAGGCCTCATCATCGTCGCGATGGCCGTCACCGGCTTGCGGCGCATGATCTTCGACGCCGTGCCCATGCCGCTGAAGCTGGCCATCACTGCGGGTATCGGGCTGTTCATCATGTTCATCGGCCTGGTCAACGCCGGCTTCGTCGCGTCGACGGGGCATCCGTCGCCGCCGCTGGGTCTGGGCGCCGGTGGCACCGGCTCGGTCCGCGCGATCCCCACCCTGGTGTTCGTGTTCACCCTGTTGACCTCGGGTGTCCTGGTGGCCCGCAAGGTGCGCGGCGGCATCCTCATCGGCCTCATCTCGGGGACCGCGCTGGCCGCCATCATCGAGGCGATCTGGCACCTCGGCTCGGCAACCGAGAAGCCCGGCGGCTGGAGCCTGTCCGTCCCGACGCTGTCCGGTTCCCCGTTCGCGGTGCCCAACCTGTCCCTGATCGGGCACGTGGACTTCGGCAGCTTCGGCCGGATCGGCGCCATCGCCGCGCTCATGCTGGTGTTCACGCTGTTGTTCACCAACTTCTTCGACGCCATGGGCACCATGACGGGCCTGTCCCGGCAGGCCGGCCTGTCCGACGAGCACGGCAATTTCCCGCGCCTGCAGTCCGCGCTGGTGATCGAGGGCACCGGCGCCGTGGTCGGTGGCGCCGTGTCGGCATCGTCCAACACGGTGTTCGTCGAATCGGGCACGGGCATCGGTGAAGGTGCCCGCACCGGTCTGGCCAGCCTGGTGACCGGTGGATTGTTCCTGGCCGCAATGTTCTTGACGCCGCTGACGGAGATCGTGCCCACCGAGGTCGCGGCCGCCGCGCTGGTGATCGTCGGCACCCTGATGGTCTCGGTGCTCCGCGAGATCGACTTCTCCGACTTCTCGGTGGCCCTGCCGGTGGTGCTGACGGTGGCCGTCATGCCGCTGTCCTACTCGATCGCCAACGGCATCGGCGTCGGCTTCATCGCGTGGGCCGTCCTGCGCGCGGCGTCGGGCCGCATCAAGGAGATCAGCCCGCTGCTGTGGGTCGTCGCCGCCGGGTTCCTGCTGTTCTTCGCCCGCGGCTGGATCGACAGCATGATCGGGGTCGTCCGCTAG
- a CDS encoding FadR/GntR family transcriptional regulator has translation MPSNVGALHDNVLSALGTAVVSGTYAPGEVITLECVSAEHGVSRSVAREAIRVLESMGMVASRRRVGITIQPAVNWNVFDPRLIRWRLESSDRAAQLVSLSELRRGFEPAAAALAAERANPHQCRIMAAAASDMAVHGRDGDLAAYLQADKVFHQTLLEASGNEMFRALNSVVSEILAGRTHHGMMPDSPNPAAIALHDEVARAVRLRDAAGAERAMRAIIDESAAAVAADSGSD, from the coding sequence ATGCCCTCAAACGTCGGCGCGCTGCACGACAACGTTCTGAGCGCGCTGGGGACCGCCGTGGTCTCGGGTACGTACGCGCCCGGCGAGGTGATCACCCTCGAATGCGTGAGCGCCGAACACGGCGTGTCCCGAAGCGTCGCGCGGGAGGCCATCCGCGTGCTCGAGTCGATGGGCATGGTCGCGTCGCGCCGCCGCGTCGGCATCACGATTCAGCCCGCGGTCAACTGGAACGTCTTCGATCCCCGGCTGATCCGCTGGCGCCTCGAGTCCAGCGACCGGGCCGCCCAGCTGGTGTCGTTGTCGGAGTTGCGCCGCGGATTCGAACCCGCGGCGGCCGCCTTGGCCGCCGAGCGCGCCAACCCGCACCAGTGCCGCATCATGGCCGCCGCCGCGTCGGACATGGCGGTGCACGGCCGCGACGGTGACCTGGCCGCCTATCTACAGGCCGACAAGGTCTTTCATCAGACCCTGCTGGAGGCCAGCGGCAACGAGATGTTCCGTGCGCTGAATTCTGTGGTGTCCGAGATCCTGGCCGGACGCACCCATCACGGCATGATGCCCGACTCGCCCAATCCGGCCGCCATCGCGCTGCACGACGAGGTCGCCCGCGCCGTGCGCCTGCGCGATGCCGCCGGTGCCGAGCGCGCGATGCGCGCCATCATCGACGAGTCCGCCGCCGCGGTCGCCGCGGACTCCGGTTCGGACTGA
- a CDS encoding DUF732 domain-containing protein produces the protein MKARTLAGVAGSIAAAALAVGMAVPAQADPDTDFANQLHTYGIYGPKDYNAWIGKITCQRLDNNVDHSATDSAAFLKKNLPRNSSSEQQVYQFLNAAFDTYCPEKHDLLVALAH, from the coding sequence ATGAAGGCACGCACTCTGGCCGGTGTGGCCGGCTCAATCGCCGCCGCCGCCCTCGCTGTCGGGATGGCTGTCCCCGCGCAGGCCGACCCGGACACCGATTTCGCCAACCAGCTGCACACCTACGGGATCTACGGCCCCAAGGACTACAACGCCTGGATCGGCAAGATCACCTGCCAGCGGCTCGACAATAACGTCGACCACAGCGCCACCGACTCGGCGGCGTTCCTGAAGAAGAACCTGCCCCGCAACAGCAGCTCGGAGCAGCAGGTGTACCAGTTCCTCAACGCCGCGTTCGACACGTACTGCCCCGAGAAGCACGACCTGCTGGTCGCGCTCGCCCACTAG
- a CDS encoding MmpS family transport accessory protein codes for MIGNALKKAWIPLLILAVALVAGFTVQRVRTYFGQNPVIVTPRNFADDAKPFKPKVVTYEITGEPGAYADINYLDLDAKPQRVDHAMLPWKLVLSTTAPAASPNIVAQGDGDSITCTVHVDDELKDTRTSTGVHAQTFCLVKSA; via the coding sequence GTGATCGGCAATGCGCTCAAGAAGGCGTGGATCCCCTTGCTGATCCTCGCCGTGGCCCTCGTCGCCGGCTTCACCGTGCAACGCGTGCGAACCTATTTCGGCCAGAACCCCGTCATCGTCACCCCGCGCAACTTCGCCGACGACGCCAAACCGTTCAAGCCCAAGGTCGTCACCTACGAGATCACCGGCGAACCCGGCGCCTACGCCGACATCAACTACCTCGACCTGGATGCCAAACCCCAGCGCGTCGATCACGCGATGCTGCCCTGGAAACTGGTCCTGTCCACCACCGCACCGGCGGCCTCGCCGAACATCGTCGCCCAGGGCGACGGTGACTCCATCACCTGCACCGTCCACGTCGACGACGAACTCAAAGACACCCGAACCTCCACGGGCGTCCACGCCCAGACCTTCTGCCTGGTGAAATCTGCATGA
- a CDS encoding SDR family NAD(P)-dependent oxidoreductase, translated as MSSLSGKVALITGASAGLGAATVKVFAERGASVFGIARDAERMATVFADAYGDQPGGAFAAVDISTADACRQAVEDCIAKFGRLDVLVNVAGFHVMRHTLSMTDDDWDRDLAVNLNGPFYLTRAALPQLLENGGNIVNVSSIAGVEGEIYSAGYCAAKHGLIGLTRALAVEYTKEKLRVNAVCPGGMLTAQVTEFAAPENADWDLIMRIAAPRGFMEPRDVANVIAFLASDDAAAIHGSVYRVDNGKGPA; from the coding sequence ATGAGTTCACTCAGCGGGAAGGTTGCGTTGATCACCGGGGCCTCTGCCGGCCTGGGCGCGGCCACGGTCAAGGTTTTCGCCGAACGCGGCGCATCGGTCTTCGGAATCGCGCGGGACGCCGAGAGGATGGCGACGGTGTTCGCCGACGCCTACGGCGACCAGCCCGGCGGCGCGTTCGCCGCGGTGGACATCAGTACGGCCGACGCGTGCCGGCAGGCGGTCGAGGACTGCATCGCGAAGTTCGGCCGGCTGGATGTGCTGGTGAACGTCGCCGGATTCCACGTCATGAGGCACACGCTGTCGATGACCGACGACGACTGGGACCGCGACCTCGCGGTGAACCTGAACGGCCCGTTCTACCTGACCCGGGCGGCGCTGCCGCAGCTGCTGGAGAACGGCGGCAACATCGTCAACGTCTCCTCGATCGCCGGCGTCGAGGGCGAGATCTATTCGGCGGGCTACTGCGCCGCCAAGCACGGGCTCATCGGGCTGACGCGCGCACTGGCCGTCGAGTACACCAAGGAAAAGCTCCGGGTCAACGCGGTGTGCCCGGGCGGCATGCTGACCGCACAGGTCACCGAGTTCGCGGCGCCCGAGAACGCCGACTGGGACCTGATCATGCGGATCGCCGCGCCGCGCGGCTTCATGGAGCCCCGCGATGTCGCGAACGTCATCGCGTTCCTGGCCAGCGACGACGCCGCCGCGATCCACGGTTCGGTGTACCGCGTCGACAACGGCAAGGGCCCGGCCTGA
- a CDS encoding class I SAM-dependent methyltransferase, with the protein MPESSVVVQPDPIGSSRLQTVGLRTATKLFEQAAAEVPLPAAPRPVVIAEYGSGNAHNGLLPIGAGIAALRKRVRPEHPIAVTHTDIPDNDFSALFRTLRDDPFSYLRTDRATFASAVGRSYLSQILPSEGVHLGWSAWAIHWLSRMPSDIPDHIQPSYSADAQVRAAYARQAAHDWHEFIAFRGRELSPGGRLVVMTMGQHDDGRLGLEPLFDGLMRALSELQDQRLVSAEELRRMRLPIVGRSETDFRSPFAPSGRFERLRITHLVVADEPDRFWQQYQNDRDATAFAKSWVGFTRAAVFDTLLEALDPADAARRCRLADALEAALTELLVAAPEPMPIPVAHIVVEKQRRES; encoded by the coding sequence ATGCCCGAGTCCAGCGTGGTGGTGCAGCCCGACCCCATCGGGAGCTCGCGCCTGCAGACCGTCGGACTCCGCACGGCCACAAAGCTTTTCGAGCAGGCCGCGGCCGAGGTGCCGCTCCCGGCGGCGCCTCGGCCGGTGGTGATCGCCGAGTACGGCTCGGGCAACGCCCATAACGGGCTGCTGCCCATCGGCGCCGGCATCGCCGCGTTGCGCAAACGCGTCCGGCCCGAGCACCCCATCGCGGTGACACACACCGACATTCCCGACAACGATTTCAGCGCCCTGTTCCGCACCTTGCGCGACGACCCGTTCAGTTACCTGCGCACCGATCGGGCCACGTTCGCATCGGCGGTGGGACGGTCGTATCTCAGCCAGATTCTGCCGTCGGAAGGTGTGCACCTGGGCTGGTCGGCGTGGGCCATCCACTGGCTCAGCCGCATGCCGTCGGACATCCCTGATCACATTCAGCCGTCCTACAGCGCCGACGCCCAGGTGCGCGCCGCGTACGCCCGGCAGGCGGCGCACGACTGGCACGAGTTCATCGCGTTCCGCGGCCGCGAGCTGAGTCCCGGTGGTCGCCTCGTGGTCATGACGATGGGCCAGCACGACGACGGGCGGCTCGGCCTCGAGCCACTTTTCGACGGGCTGATGCGCGCGCTGTCCGAGCTGCAGGACCAACGGCTCGTCAGCGCCGAGGAGCTGCGCCGCATGCGCCTGCCGATCGTGGGCCGCAGTGAGACCGACTTCCGATCACCGTTCGCCCCTTCGGGTCGCTTCGAGCGACTGCGGATCACGCATCTGGTGGTCGCCGACGAACCGGACCGCTTCTGGCAGCAATACCAGAACGACCGTGACGCAACGGCTTTCGCGAAGAGCTGGGTCGGCTTCACCCGGGCGGCGGTGTTCGACACCCTGCTGGAGGCGTTGGACCCGGCGGACGCGGCGCGCCGATGTCGGCTCGCCGATGCCCTGGAGGCAGCGCTGACCGAGCTACTGGTCGCGGCACCAGAACCCATGCCGATTCCGGTGGCGCACATCGTCGTTGAGAAACAGCGGCGCGAAAGCTAG
- a CDS encoding gluconokinase: MPSPIVVMGVSGSGKSTVGAALAQRLRVPFADADDFHPAANIAKMAAGHPLNDDDRRPWLETIGLWLGEHCGDGGVMSCSALKYQYREQLRSHCPGTLFLHLFGTPEVIGARQASRPGHFMPASLLASQFETLEPLRPDEAGTVIDVGQSIDSIVDEYISRTDGESI, encoded by the coding sequence ATGCCATCACCGATCGTCGTCATGGGCGTTTCCGGATCCGGCAAGTCCACCGTGGGCGCGGCGCTGGCGCAACGGCTCCGCGTGCCGTTCGCGGACGCCGACGACTTCCATCCCGCCGCCAACATCGCGAAGATGGCGGCCGGTCACCCGCTGAACGACGACGACCGGCGGCCCTGGCTGGAGACCATCGGGCTGTGGCTGGGCGAGCACTGCGGCGACGGCGGCGTGATGAGCTGTTCGGCCCTCAAGTACCAGTACCGCGAGCAGCTGCGCAGCCACTGTCCGGGCACCCTCTTCCTGCACCTGTTCGGTACCCCCGAGGTCATCGGCGCCCGGCAGGCCAGCCGGCCCGGCCACTTCATGCCGGCGTCGCTGCTCGCGTCGCAGTTCGAAACCCTGGAACCGCTGCGACCCGATGAGGCGGGAACCGTGATCGACGTCGGGCAGAGCATCGATTCGATTGTCGACGAATACATTTCCCGCACCGACGGGGAGAGCATCTGA
- a CDS encoding GntP family permease has translation MNTTVTFLADAPKLIEPVSSATQLILAFVVGIGVIVVLITLVKLHPFLSLIFGGLTVGLTAGENLTAVLKSFSDGFGATAAGVGILIALGAMFAKLLADSGGADEIVDTIVGAASPRALPWAMALVGAIIGLPMFFEIGLVLLMPVIYLVARRSQQSLITIGIPALAGLSAMHGFVPPHPGPLTAVGLLNADLGVTLGLGVLVAVPTIVVAGPLFGRLAGKWVVVAAPDTFDTDPEALRAHGKRPRFSVTLFSVLLPVALMLGKALVDIFIDDKTQWFRRIFDAVGTPLVALLIAVVVGTVTLGRGAGMDRTAITKCIESSLPPVAGIFLIVAAGGGFKQVLVDTGIGTMLARWAEGVHISVLVLAWVLAVLIRLATGSATVATITASSLILGLVDGMGSGELSLVVLAVGAGSLFFSHVNDAGFWLVKEYFTLSVGQTIKTWSIMETVLSVSGLAMVLILDVFV, from the coding sequence ATGAACACCACCGTCACCTTCCTCGCCGACGCGCCCAAGCTCATCGAGCCGGTCTCCTCGGCCACGCAGCTGATCCTGGCCTTCGTCGTCGGCATCGGCGTCATCGTCGTGCTCATCACACTGGTCAAGCTGCACCCGTTCCTGTCGCTGATCTTCGGCGGCCTGACGGTGGGGCTGACGGCCGGCGAGAACCTCACCGCCGTCCTCAAATCGTTCTCCGACGGGTTCGGCGCGACGGCGGCCGGCGTCGGCATCCTGATCGCCCTCGGCGCGATGTTCGCCAAACTGCTCGCCGACTCCGGCGGTGCCGACGAGATCGTCGACACCATCGTCGGTGCCGCCTCGCCCCGCGCGCTGCCGTGGGCGATGGCACTGGTCGGCGCGATCATCGGGCTGCCGATGTTCTTCGAGATCGGGCTGGTGCTCCTGATGCCCGTCATCTATCTGGTGGCCCGGCGCTCGCAGCAATCGCTCATCACCATCGGCATCCCCGCGCTGGCGGGCCTGTCGGCCATGCACGGTTTCGTGCCGCCGCATCCCGGTCCGCTGACCGCCGTCGGACTGCTGAACGCGGACCTCGGGGTCACGCTCGGGCTCGGCGTGCTCGTCGCGGTCCCGACGATCGTCGTCGCGGGGCCGCTGTTCGGCCGCCTCGCCGGTAAGTGGGTCGTCGTCGCTGCGCCGGACACCTTCGACACCGACCCGGAAGCCCTTCGCGCACACGGCAAACGGCCGCGCTTCAGTGTCACGCTGTTCTCGGTGTTGCTGCCTGTCGCGCTGATGCTGGGCAAGGCCCTCGTCGACATCTTCATCGACGACAAGACGCAGTGGTTCCGCCGGATCTTCGATGCCGTGGGCACCCCGCTGGTGGCGCTGCTCATCGCCGTCGTGGTCGGCACCGTCACCCTCGGCCGCGGCGCCGGGATGGACCGCACCGCCATCACCAAATGCATCGAGTCGAGCCTGCCCCCGGTCGCGGGCATCTTCCTGATCGTCGCCGCCGGCGGCGGATTCAAACAGGTGTTGGTCGACACCGGCATCGGCACGATGCTGGCGCGCTGGGCCGAAGGCGTACACATCTCGGTGCTCGTGCTGGCCTGGGTGCTCGCGGTTTTGATCCGGCTGGCCACCGGGTCGGCCACCGTCGCCACCATCACGGCGTCGTCGCTGATTCTGGGCCTGGTCGACGGCATGGGCTCCGGCGAGCTGTCCTTGGTGGTGCTGGCCGTCGGCGCGGGCTCGCTGTTCTTCTCGCACGTCAACGATGCGGGCTTCTGGTTGGTCAAGGAGTACTTCACGCTGAGCGTCGGTCAGACCATCAAGACGTGGTCGATCATGGAGACCGTGCTGTCGGTGTCCGGCCTGGCCATGGTCCTGATCCTGGATGTGTTCGTCTAG
- a CDS encoding serine hydrolase domain-containing protein produces MTALELLDSWPVPNAAAAVVSPAGVLATRGPVDRAFRLASVTKPLVARAAQIAIEEGVVELDTPAGPPGSTVRHLLAHASGLAMQTPDAIAAPGTRRIYSNAGFAVLAQVLQHESGIEFAQYLREAVFEPLGMSDSDLPGAAETAGYGAWSTVTDLAAFAGDLLRPALVSTPMHAAAISVHFPGLDGVLPGFGSQRPNDWGLGFEIRDGKHPHWTAAANSGRTFGHFGQSGTFLWVDPEADLALIVLTDRDFGDWTHAVWPEVSAAVVREFA; encoded by the coding sequence GTGACCGCTCTCGAGCTGCTGGATTCCTGGCCGGTACCGAACGCCGCGGCCGCGGTGGTGTCACCTGCCGGTGTGCTCGCCACGCGCGGACCCGTCGACCGCGCGTTCCGGCTCGCATCGGTGACCAAGCCGCTGGTGGCACGCGCCGCACAGATCGCGATCGAAGAGGGCGTCGTCGAGCTGGACACCCCGGCCGGCCCGCCCGGGTCGACGGTGCGCCACCTGCTTGCGCACGCCTCGGGTCTGGCGATGCAGACGCCCGACGCCATCGCGGCGCCCGGCACGCGGCGCATCTACTCGAATGCCGGATTTGCGGTGCTGGCTCAGGTGCTGCAGCACGAGTCCGGCATCGAGTTCGCGCAGTACCTGCGCGAAGCGGTTTTCGAGCCGTTGGGGATGAGCGATTCCGATCTGCCGGGTGCGGCCGAAACCGCCGGCTACGGCGCGTGGTCCACCGTGACCGACCTCGCCGCGTTCGCCGGTGATCTGCTGCGTCCGGCTCTGGTGTCGACACCCATGCACGCCGCCGCGATCTCGGTGCATTTCCCGGGCCTCGACGGCGTGCTGCCGGGATTCGGATCGCAGCGCCCGAACGACTGGGGCCTGGGTTTCGAGATTCGGGACGGCAAGCACCCGCACTGGACGGCCGCGGCCAACTCGGGCCGGACGTTCGGGCATTTCGGTCAGTCGGGGACGTTCCTCTGGGTCGATCCGGAGGCGGACCTCGCGCTGATCGTGCTGACGGACCGCGATTTCGGGGACTGGACGCACGCCGTATGGCCGGAAGTGTCCGCCGCCGTCGTCCGCGAGTTCGCCTAG
- a CDS encoding S-(hydroxymethyl)mycothiol dehydrogenase translates to MSQTVRGVISRAKKQPIELVDIVIPDPGPGEVVVDIIACGVCHTDLTYREGGINDQYPFLLGHEAAGTVESVGDGVTHVAPGDFVILNWRAVCGECRACKRGRPHLCFDTFNATQKMTLTDGTELTPALGIGAFADKTLVHERQCTKVDPEADPAVAGLLGCGVMAGIGAAINTGAVTRDDTVAVIGCGGVGDAAIAGAALVGAKRIIAVDTDTKKLHWAREFGATHTINARDLDAVETIKDLTDGFGADVVIDAVGRPETWKQAFYARDLAGTVVLVGVPTPDMTLEMPLIDFFSHGGSLKSSWYGDCLPERDFPTLISLYLQGRLPLEKFVTERIGLDQIEDAFHKMHSGEVLRSVVVLK, encoded by the coding sequence ATGAGTCAGACAGTGCGTGGTGTGATTTCCCGGGCCAAGAAGCAGCCCATCGAGCTCGTCGACATCGTCATCCCCGATCCCGGACCCGGTGAGGTCGTCGTGGACATCATCGCCTGCGGCGTGTGCCACACCGACCTCACCTACCGCGAAGGCGGCATCAACGACCAGTACCCCTTCCTGCTCGGCCACGAAGCCGCCGGCACCGTCGAGTCGGTCGGCGACGGTGTCACCCACGTCGCGCCCGGTGACTTCGTCATCCTCAACTGGCGCGCCGTGTGCGGCGAATGCCGCGCCTGCAAACGCGGCCGCCCGCACCTGTGCTTCGACACCTTCAACGCCACCCAGAAAATGACCCTCACCGACGGCACCGAACTCACCCCCGCCCTGGGCATCGGCGCCTTCGCCGACAAAACCCTCGTACACGAACGCCAGTGCACCAAAGTCGATCCCGAAGCCGACCCCGCCGTCGCCGGCCTGCTGGGCTGCGGCGTGATGGCCGGCATCGGCGCCGCCATCAACACCGGCGCCGTGACCCGTGATGACACCGTCGCGGTCATCGGCTGCGGCGGCGTGGGCGATGCCGCCATCGCCGGGGCGGCCCTGGTCGGCGCCAAACGCATCATCGCCGTCGACACCGACACCAAGAAGCTGCACTGGGCCCGCGAATTCGGCGCCACCCACACCATCAACGCCCGCGACCTCGACGCCGTCGAGACCATCAAGGACCTCACCGACGGCTTCGGCGCCGACGTCGTCATCGACGCCGTCGGCCGCCCCGAAACCTGGAAGCAGGCCTTCTACGCCCGCGACCTCGCCGGAACCGTTGTCCTCGTGGGTGTTCCGACACCGGACATGACCCTCGAGATGCCGCTGATCGACTTCTTCTCCCACGGCGGGTCCCTCAAGTCCTCCTGGTACGGCGACTGCCTGCCCGAGCGCGACTTCCCCACCCTCATCAGCCTGTACCTGCAGGGCCGGCTGCCGCTCGAGAAATTCGTCACCGAGCGCATCGGGCTCGACCAGATCGAAGACGCCTTCCACAAAATGCACAGCGGCGAGGTCCTGCGCTCGGTGGTGGTCCTCAAGTGA
- a CDS encoding MBL fold metallo-hydrolase, translating into MSAIQRVVTSGTFSLDGGTWDVDNNIWLVGDENDVVVFDAAHTAAPIIEAVNGRNVVAVVCTHGHNDHITVAPELSTALDAPVLLHPADDMLWRDVHPDSPFHTVGDDQVLSVGGLEIKAIHTPGHSPGSVCWHIPELGAVISGDTLFHGGPGATGRSYSDFPTILASISEKLGKLPGDTVVYTGHGDTTTIGGELVNYDDWVARGS; encoded by the coding sequence GTGAGTGCCATTCAGCGGGTCGTCACCAGCGGCACCTTCAGCCTCGACGGCGGCACCTGGGACGTCGACAACAACATCTGGCTCGTGGGCGACGAGAACGACGTCGTCGTGTTCGACGCCGCCCACACCGCGGCACCCATCATCGAGGCGGTGAACGGCCGCAACGTCGTCGCCGTCGTCTGCACCCACGGTCACAACGACCACATCACCGTCGCCCCGGAACTGTCCACGGCCCTCGACGCGCCCGTGCTGCTGCACCCCGCCGACGACATGCTGTGGCGAGATGTCCACCCGGACAGCCCATTTCACACCGTGGGCGATGACCAGGTGCTCAGCGTCGGCGGGCTGGAGATCAAAGCCATACATACGCCCGGGCACTCCCCCGGCTCGGTGTGCTGGCACATCCCCGAGCTCGGCGCGGTGATCTCCGGCGACACCCTGTTCCACGGCGGACCGGGTGCCACCGGCCGCTCGTACTCGGACTTCCCGACCATCCTGGCGTCGATTTCCGAGAAGCTCGGCAAGCTGCCCGGCGACACCGTCGTCTACACCGGCCACGGCGACACCACCACCATCGGCGGCGAGCTGGTCAACTACGACGACTGGGTGGCTCGCGGCAGCTGA